One segment of Toxotes jaculatrix isolate fToxJac2 chromosome 8, fToxJac2.pri, whole genome shotgun sequence DNA contains the following:
- the scnm1 gene encoding sodium channel modifier 1 isoform X2, whose product MSFKREGDDKSQLNILKKRRVADLLSNFIPEDEAALMKNGRYTCLVCSYRPVFDTVDMLTVHRKGKRHLEGLKAFYCKKAQLKNEITKRQHETYVQAEDKRQEPSSSAPLLAQTRKLTHHALLKTVPYNSCHRKTSTKSEKGPVSISSDPSGNAYSKTPPEQHSACWKSEVSNSVPPGSSSGFITANKELHQSKDMKGSQLTGAQQAEPMTAQRRRELEHYLKLKSDGWLQDRSGQWIKDESVEFDSDEEEPPSLARLPTSV is encoded by the exons ATGTCTTTTAAAAGGGAAGGCGACGACAAGAGTCAGCTTAACATCCTGAAG AAACGGCGTGTGGCAGATCTTCTGTCTAATTTTATTCCAGAAGATGAAGCAGCGCTTATGAAAAATGGAAG ATACACTTGCCTTGTGTGCTCCTACCGGCCTGTGTTTGACACAGTTGATATGCTGACAGTCCACAGGAAGGGGAAAAGGCATCTAGAAG GATTAAAAGCTTTCTATTGCAAGAAAGCACAGCTGAAGAATGAAATAACAAAACGGCAACATGAAACCTACGTCCAGGCTGAAGATAAGAGACAG GAACCCTCCAGTTCAGCCCCTTTACTGGCACAAACACGGAAGCTTACACATCACGCTTTATTGAAGACTGTACCATACAACAGTTGCCATAGAAAAACCAG cacaaaatcagaaaaaggACCAGTGAGCATCAGTTCAGATCCCAGTGGCAACGCTTACAGCAAAACGCCACCTGAGCAGCACAGCGCATGTTGGAAATCTGAAGTTTCAAACAGTGTACCACCAGGCAGTTCTAGTGGCTTCATAACAG ccAATAAAGAGTTACATCAATCAAAAGACATGAAAGGATCTCAGCTTACAGGGGCACAGCAGGCCGAGCCCATGACAgcccagaggaggagagagctggagcaCTACCTCAAACTGAAAAG TGATGGGTGGCTACAGGACCGGAGTGGCCAGTGGATTAAAGACGAGAGTGTGGAGTTTGATTCAGATGAGGAGGAGCCTCCTTCGCTTGCCCGCCTACCCACCAGTGTCTGA
- the tmod4 gene encoding tropomodulin-4 — protein MSDPRDIDEDAILRGLSAEELDQLEYELQEMDPENAMLPAGLRQRDQTKKSPTGPFDRDALLQHLEKQALEHQDREDLVPFTGEKKGKAFVPKKAAEIPEHEQVILEPELEEALKNATDAEMCDIAAILGMYTLMSNKQYYDALGTTGTIANTEGINSVVKPDPFKMFPDEPPNPTNVEETLERIHNNDSSLTEVNLNNIKDIPIPTLKEIFEAMKGNSHVESLSIAATRSNDPVAYACAEMLQENTSLQSLNIESNFITSDGMMAIIKAMANNATLMELKIDNQRQKLGDSVEMEIASMLENNSSILKFGYHFTQQGPRARAAMAITRNNDMIRQQRLR, from the exons ATGTCGGACCCCAGGGACATCGACGAGGATGCCATCCTCAGGGGCCTCAGTGCTGAGGAGTTGGATCAGCTGGAGTATGAGCTGCAGGAGATGGACCCCGAG AATGCCATGCTGCCAGCTGGCCTCCGGCAGCGTGACCAGACAAAGAAGAGCCCAACGGGTCCATTTGACCGTGACGCCCTGCTGCAGCACCTGGAGAAGCAGGCCCTGGAGCACCAGGACAGGGAGGACCTGGTGCCCTTCACCGGGGAGAAGAAAG GAAAGGCCTTCGTGCCCAAGAAAGCAGCGGAGATCCCCGAGCACGAGCAGGTGATCCTGGAGccggagctggaggaggctctGAAAAACGCCACGGATGCTGAGATGTGTGATATCGCAG CTATCCTTGGAATGTACACGCTGATGAGCAACAAGCAGTACTACGATGCTCTGGGTACCACAGGAACGATCGCTAACACAGAGGGCATCAACA GTGTGGTGAAACCAGATCCCTTCAAAATGTTTCCCGATGAGCCACCCAACCCCACCAACGTGGAGGAAACCCTGGAGAGAATCCACAACAACGACAGCAGCCTGACAGAAGTCAACCTCAACAACATCAAG GACATTCCCATCCCGACGCTGAAAGAGATCTTTGAGGCGATGAAGGGAAACTCTCACGTGGAGTCTCTGAGCATCGCTGCGACCCGCAGCAACGACCCTGTGGCCTAC gcatGTGCTGAGATGTTGCAGGAGAACACCAGCTTGCAGAGTCTTAATATTGAATCCAACTTCATTACTTCAGATGGCATGATGGCGATCATCAAAGCGATGGCCAACAACGCCACACTGATGGAGCTCAAGATTGACAACCAG AGGCAGAAGCTGGGAGATTCAGTTGAGATGGAGATTGCCTCCATGTTGGAGAACAACTCCAGCATCCTCAAGTTCGGCTACCACTTCACCCAGCAGGGTCCCCGTGCCAGAGCTGCCATGGCCATCACACGGAACAACGACATGA TTCGCCAGCAGAGATTAAGATGA
- the scnm1 gene encoding sodium channel modifier 1 isoform X1, which yields MSFKREGDDKSQLNILKKRRVADLLSNFIPEDEAALMKNGRYTCLVCSYRPVFDTVDMLTVHRKGKRHLEGLKAFYCKKAQLKNEITKRQHETYVQAEDKRQEPSSSAPLLAQTRKLTHHALLKTVPYNSCHRKTSTKSEKGPVSISSDPSGNAYSKTPPEQHSACWKSEVSNSVPPGSSSGFITGKACHRKSFFLLFSDLVLKKTQAQSCFNCGDVFCFVANKELHQSKDMKGSQLTGAQQAEPMTAQRRRELEHYLKLKSDGWLQDRSGQWIKDESVEFDSDEEEPPSLARLPTSV from the exons ATGTCTTTTAAAAGGGAAGGCGACGACAAGAGTCAGCTTAACATCCTGAAG AAACGGCGTGTGGCAGATCTTCTGTCTAATTTTATTCCAGAAGATGAAGCAGCGCTTATGAAAAATGGAAG ATACACTTGCCTTGTGTGCTCCTACCGGCCTGTGTTTGACACAGTTGATATGCTGACAGTCCACAGGAAGGGGAAAAGGCATCTAGAAG GATTAAAAGCTTTCTATTGCAAGAAAGCACAGCTGAAGAATGAAATAACAAAACGGCAACATGAAACCTACGTCCAGGCTGAAGATAAGAGACAG GAACCCTCCAGTTCAGCCCCTTTACTGGCACAAACACGGAAGCTTACACATCACGCTTTATTGAAGACTGTACCATACAACAGTTGCCATAGAAAAACCAG cacaaaatcagaaaaaggACCAGTGAGCATCAGTTCAGATCCCAGTGGCAACGCTTACAGCAAAACGCCACCTGAGCAGCACAGCGCATGTTGGAAATCTGAAGTTTCAAACAGTGTACCACCAGGCAGTTCTAGTGGCTTCATAACAGGTAAAGCCTGTCAcaggaaatctttttttttgttattttcagatTTAGTGTTAAAGAAAACCCAGGCCCAATCATGCTTTAACTGtggtgatgttttttgttttgtagccAATAAAGAGTTACATCAATCAAAAGACATGAAAGGATCTCAGCTTACAGGGGCACAGCAGGCCGAGCCCATGACAgcccagaggaggagagagctggagcaCTACCTCAAACTGAAAAG TGATGGGTGGCTACAGGACCGGAGTGGCCAGTGGATTAAAGACGAGAGTGTGGAGTTTGATTCAGATGAGGAGGAGCCTCCTTCGCTTGCCCGCCTACCCACCAGTGTCTGA
- the scnm1 gene encoding sodium channel modifier 1 isoform X3, with protein sequence MLTVHRKGKRHLEGLKAFYCKKAQLKNEITKRQHETYVQAEDKRQEPSSSAPLLAQTRKLTHHALLKTVPYNSCHRKTSTKSEKGPVSISSDPSGNAYSKTPPEQHSACWKSEVSNSVPPGSSSGFITGKACHRKSFFLLFSDLVLKKTQAQSCFNCGDVFCFVANKELHQSKDMKGSQLTGAQQAEPMTAQRRRELEHYLKLKSDGWLQDRSGQWIKDESVEFDSDEEEPPSLARLPTSV encoded by the exons ATGCTGACAGTCCACAGGAAGGGGAAAAGGCATCTAGAAG GATTAAAAGCTTTCTATTGCAAGAAAGCACAGCTGAAGAATGAAATAACAAAACGGCAACATGAAACCTACGTCCAGGCTGAAGATAAGAGACAG GAACCCTCCAGTTCAGCCCCTTTACTGGCACAAACACGGAAGCTTACACATCACGCTTTATTGAAGACTGTACCATACAACAGTTGCCATAGAAAAACCAG cacaaaatcagaaaaaggACCAGTGAGCATCAGTTCAGATCCCAGTGGCAACGCTTACAGCAAAACGCCACCTGAGCAGCACAGCGCATGTTGGAAATCTGAAGTTTCAAACAGTGTACCACCAGGCAGTTCTAGTGGCTTCATAACAGGTAAAGCCTGTCAcaggaaatctttttttttgttattttcagatTTAGTGTTAAAGAAAACCCAGGCCCAATCATGCTTTAACTGtggtgatgttttttgttttgtagccAATAAAGAGTTACATCAATCAAAAGACATGAAAGGATCTCAGCTTACAGGGGCACAGCAGGCCGAGCCCATGACAgcccagaggaggagagagctggagcaCTACCTCAAACTGAAAAG TGATGGGTGGCTACAGGACCGGAGTGGCCAGTGGATTAAAGACGAGAGTGTGGAGTTTGATTCAGATGAGGAGGAGCCTCCTTCGCTTGCCCGCCTACCCACCAGTGTCTGA